Within bacterium, the genomic segment TCTCTCGAAGCGAGTTCTCCGCTGCCCGTCTTACATCAATTTCCTCGATCAATATCTCACGCGCCCGGTCGTGCGCTGAGGTCTCCCGCCAGAATTTTTGCTTAAGGGTATTGATCGCCTTTTCCTGTTCGTGCCTCATATTCTGCAAATCAGTTACATCGCGGCAGATGTAAAGCACAGCAACTATCTCATCTCCCTGTTTCAAAGGCGACAGGGTAACTGACCACCACTGTTCTGCGAAACTCGGGTCTGACCGTTTTACCTCAGTTCGCTCTTCACAGCCGGTATCATAAACCCGGTGAATCTTCTCGCAAAGCTGCACATGAAATTCAGTCGCAGTAAACTCGTAGACTGAGCGGCCAATCACTTGATCCATCTCAACACCGTCAGCTACCCTGTTGATGAACAGAATCTGCCCCGACCGATCAACAATGAGATAGATATCGGGGAGTGTTCTGATGAGCGCCGACCACTCGATATTGAAAACTTTTACTGGATTACGCGACTGATCCAAAGAAACACACCTCGCAAAATGAGGCTAAAACAACCCGCCTCGACTCCTGCCTGCAGATGAGTAGGGAAGGAGACTCGATTAAGAGCCGACGCAAGTCTTAACAAACTAAAATAACCGGGATTTCGATTATGTCAATGCAATCTCGCCACTAATGCAGAATCAATGCACTTGCCCTTTTGGCTCTAAAATATGGGGTGGATGATGGGATTTGAACCCACGACCCTCAGAGCCACAATCTGATGCTCTAACCAACTGAGCTACACCCACCGTGGGGATGCAATATATACGTCAGCGCCGTGGATGCAAGCCAGAAATCGCGGCAACTCCCTTAGTTCGTCTTCAGCGAAAATGGCGTGAAGTCGGTCTTGTAGTCGTAATAATCAACGTGCTCGACCTTTTTCAGGAATCCGACCACTTTGTACGTAACCGGCGTCGCTACCGCTTCCCAAATCACCTTGAGAGCGTAGTTTCCCAGCATAACGCTAATCACTTGGTCATTCGTCCAAACACCCCAAAACGCCACCGGATAGAAAATCGCGCTATCGATTGCCGTTCCTACAATCGTCGAGCCAATCGTCCTGAAAAACAACAATTTCCCCTTGGTCCATAACTTCATCTTCGCCAATACATAAGAATTGGAAAATTCGCCCACCCAATAGGCGGAAATCGAAGCCACAATGATCCGTGGTGTCGTCCCAAACACGCTCTCAAGTGCTTCCTGACCGCTCCAGCCTTCCGCAGCCGGCAA encodes:
- a CDS encoding PAS domain-containing protein — translated: MDQSRNPVKVFNIEWSALIRTLPDIYLIVDRSGQILFINRVADGVEMDQVIGRSVYEFTATEFHVQLCEKIHRVYDTGCEERTEVKRSDPSFAEQWWSVTLSPLKQGDEIVAVLYICRDVTDLQNMRHEQEKAINTLKQKFWRETSAHDRAREILIEEIDVRRAAENSLRESEERYRVLVENARNPIYSINNEGYFLFLNPIAARDLGGAPEQYIGKHMTDLFPPEIAARQLAAVQMVIANRQGVSREALTVHQWKAEVVYNFFTANNKS
- a CDS encoding queuosine precursor transporter, with protein sequence MALFVTVLLCSNLIGPAKIWTFEGYSFGAGILFFPISYLFGDILTEVYGYARARKVVWAGFGALAFASFMSWVVLALPAAEGWSGQEALESVFGTTPRIIVASISAYWVGEFSNSYVLAKMKLWTKGKLLFFRTIGSTIVGTAIDSAIFYPVAFWGVWTNDQVISVMLGNYALKVIWEAVATPVTYKVVGFLKKVEHVDYYDYKTDFTPFSLKTN